The following coding sequences are from one Sardina pilchardus chromosome 16, fSarPil1.1, whole genome shotgun sequence window:
- the cabz01076234.2 gene encoding butyrophilin subfamily 3 member A3 — translation MCCTVPQIVFLLQLAGVATAVKFSVLVGNATVLRGGSVTLPCWLSPTTDAEGMEVRWYLKEYQTPVLLYHNGKLQNATQMEQYQNRTTLVPREPSSSLKQGDVSIRIEDVKLTDVGKFTCYVSSSEHYDSDHVFLKVEEIGASPILSLSKFNDGRINVSCMSTGWQPGPLLQWSLGPQQVLKPGGLRQSRGTGGLVTVQSWVVRPSSESGWISCSVFLPNRKEHLKEARVDVNIELLGVSSWMVAFIILVTLLLAAICALLLYLKKKKGFPMGTAEESNVALIREDVPHGAAEELNALLREEVDFIWCEAPELVYSEDMKSLAVDISVNKDAAPACMAVGKNGKMMRDKHDCDPTDYDLCVLVNPGFTSGQHYWEVGLKRDGTPVKNSWWVGVATDSAVQSMREQKSMPTSGLWCLYSDNKHGVHTKSGSSHYISMASRPEVLGIFLDYDNGRLSFYDTKLKRHLVTIKSNFRETVYPLFNPSKGDKAVLDILSLPVATPLPVAAPEVNSTAATATET, via the exons ATGTGTTGCACAGTTCCACAAATAGTCTTCCTTCTACAACTAGCAGGCGTTGCTACAGCTG TGAAGTTCTCAGTTCTGGTCGGCAATGCTACAGTCCTACGTGGGGGCTCGGTCACTCTGCCGTGCTGGCTCTCCCCCACTACGGATGCCGAGGGGATGGAGGTGCGGTGGTACTTGAAGGAATACCAAACACCTGTGCTGCTCTACCATAACGGCAAACTCCAGAACGCTACTCAAATGGAGCAGTATCAAAACCGCACTACACTTGTGCCCCGTGAGCCATCTAGTAGCCTGAAACAAGGGGATGTGTCAATAAGAATTGAGGATGTGAAACTGACCGACGTCGGGAAGTTTACATGCTATGTCAGCAGCAGTGAGCACTATGACAGCGATCATGTGTTTCTCAAAGTAGAGG agATCGGGGCTTCTCCGATCCTGTCTCTATCAAAGTTTAACGATGGCCGGATTAACGTGAGCTGCATGTCCACCGGGTGGCAGCCGGGTCCTTTGCTCCAGTGGTCCCTTGGGCCCCAACAGGTGCTCAAGCCCGGGGGCCTGAGGCAGTCCCGGGGGACCGGTGGTCTGGTCactgtgcagagctgggtggtCCGCCCCTCCTCAGAGTCCGGGTGGATCTCCTGCTCCGTGTTTCTGCCCAACAGGAAAGAGCATCTGAAGGAGGCCAGGGTGGATGTGAACATCGAATTACTAG GTGTATCATCTTGGATGGTAGCTTTCATCATACTTGTAACCCTGCTGTTGGCAGCAATATGTGCCCTTCTATTATAcctgaaaaagaagaaag GTTTTCCCATGGGAACAGCAG AGGAAAGTAATGTTGCCCTGATAAGAGAAG ATGTTCCCCATGGAGCAGCAG AGGAATTGAATGCCCTGTTAAGAGAAG AGGTAGACTTCATTTGGTGTGAAG CTCCGGAGCTTGTATACTCTGAGGACATGAAAAGTCTTGCCG TGGACATCTCCGTGAACAAGGATGCAGCTCCAGCTTGTATGGCAGTTGGTAAAAATGGTAAAATGATGCGGGACAAACATGACTGTGACCCTACTGACTATGACCTCTGTGTCCTGGTAAACCCAGGCTTCACTAGTGGGCAGCACTACTGGGAGGTGGGATTAAAAAGGGATGGAACTCCAGTCAAGAACTCCTGGTGGGTGGGAGTGGCAACAGACTCAGCAGTGCAGTCGATGAGGGAGCAGAAGTCCATGCCGACTAGTGGCCTGTGGTGCCTCTACTCAGACAACAAGCATGGAGTCCACACCAAATCAGGATCTTCTCACTACATATCTATGGCATCAAGACCTGAGGTATTAGGCATCTTCCTTGATTATGACAATGGGCGTCTGTCCTTTTATGATACAAAACTAAAACGTCATCTTGTCACCATTAAATCGAACTTCAGGGAAACGGTGTATCCTCTTTTCAATCCTAGCAAAGGTGATAAAGCAGTACTTGATATTTTGTCTTTGCCTGTTGCTACACCTTTGCCTGTTGCTGCACCTGAAGTCAATAGCACAGCAGCAACTGCTACTGAAACATGA
- the LOC134059905 gene encoding pneumococcal serine-rich repeat protein isoform X2: MAENVRSPFDYREPPTLDSDGDGSKPPPPRGRVCGRKRKGTPVKVCDRAYVTEDEEESMSEHSYSPGDGQYPEGAEDRLPPPGSPYYLADPSQLCVPELGEEGASGVRGPVLFHPPPNCRIREVHCGSQVRLVVIAIRDIAKGEEITVDYSLTDWGDNTMEEESGPLPLSLTVSDYLTPSWSLSPSSSPLSHSEASDSDREDEEEEEEEDDDEDEEEEEDLEELRGRMMRRRKKRKTSASPATAAAAAPAATASSSSSAATKKKASAGRPPAAHRGPSLSFSRSASSSASPSTATAAFQAPLAPPPTTNINNNININIGHRGSLAGAPRRQHCAYCGRHFRSLARHLEKYHAQQPEVRAAMELAQMRAHNAAAAAAAGPHASSSSSSSAAQSSSSATHSTFASPQPSSSSAATAPTSLFSRENAQGPGAVSFSLSLSQPSRKTPAAALSQSRKNTATMSPLNTQPGKSPPVPAATAAAATRTPAKRGRRPKKEKEEQLKQEELERAKEEAPPTPGREEEEEEEEVEEEEEEEEDEGEAELSDGQEDESLEGKNGEMARPHRTHMPPLLSSLSCLVLYLRRQQHSAFLSLSRSPGSAEAWRLLCHSSLALLILYNRHRECEVAKLTIQEYRNRFTPPPPPMASSPAASSASGAAATTNGAASSSSNGTGGGGGGASSGSGPAAAHPLEVALSPFERHVLCHLPRAGVVGKRGRMQPLILPPHSEACLELLLSTCAQVGVDPQSPYVFSRPYHSPATPLRGTDLLRGLARSSGAKNPAALTAPRARRQVAILTQLLLLEEGERKRLEDFLQREYHVTQSCARIGQDPGLMGRVGRVVLYGERDGVLFRGMSLQQICLELDVMSGNSADSFSDDSDVEGDKAKERVEVGKKGAAGSAAKKKGGKANASAAVTPAGHKRRGAQPKSGKRGVLKRPWSEAERVAVETHLKRNIMELRVPAKADCERCLQLCPLLVTNQRDWRAIKFYCHNRIQLLKKQGRREANGAAIC; the protein is encoded by the exons ATGGCGGAGAACGTACGGTCGCCTTTTGACTACCGGGAGCCCCCGACCCTCGACAGCGACGGAGATGGCAGCAAGCCGCCACCGCCCCGGGG GCGGGTATGTggcaggaagaggaagggtaCGCCGGTGAAAGTGTGTGACCGAGCGTACGTCACGGAGGACGAAGAGGAAAGCATGTCGGAACACAGTTACAGCCCAG GTGATGGACAGTATCCAGAAGGGGCAGAAGATCGGTTGCCCCCACCTGGAAGCCCATACTACCTCGCTGACCCCTCACAGTTATG tgtgccGGAactgggagaggagggggctaGTGGGGTGAGGGGGCCAGTGCTcttccaccccccacccaactGCAGGATCAgagaggtgcattgtgggagcCAAGTGCGACTGGTTGTCATAGCAATTCGAGACATAGCCAAAGGCGAGGAGATCACAGTGGACTACAGTTTAACCGACTGGGGAGACAACACAATG GAGGAAGAGTCCGGCCCACTACcgctctctctgactgtctcaGACTACCTCACCCCGTCGTGGTCGCTCtcgccctcctcttcccccctgtCTCACTCAGAGGCCAGTGACTCGGACCGcgaggacgaagaggaggaggaagaggaggacgacgacgaagacgaggaagaggaggaagacctGGAGGAGTTGCGCGGCCGCATGATGCGCCGGCGCAAGAAGCGCAAGACCTCCGCTTCCCCAgcgaccgccgccgccgccgcacctGCCGCTAcagcgtcgtcgtcgtcgtctgcGGCGACCAAAAAGAAGGCGTCTGCCGGCCGGCCGCCTGCCGCTCACCGcggcccctccctctccttctctcgctccgcGTCCAGCTCTGCGTCACCCTCCACGGCCACCGCGGCCTTCCAAGCCCCCTTGGCGCCGCCGCCCACCACCAAcattaacaacaacataaacatcaacatcGGGCACCGCGGCAGTCTCGCCGGCGCCCCCCGCAGGCAGCACTGCGCGTACTGCGGCCGCCACTTCCGCTCGCTGGCGCGGCACCTGGAGAAGTACCACGCCCAGCAGCCCGAGGTGCGTGCCGCCATGGAGCTCGCTCAAATGCGCGCCCACAacgcggccgccgccgccgcagccgGTCCGCacgcttcttcctcctcctcctcctccgccgcccagTCCTCTTCCTCCGCCACGCACTCCACCTTCGCCTCCCCGCAGCCCTCGTCCTCCTCAGCCGCCACCGCCCCGACCTCATTGTTCTCCCGGGAGAACGCTCAAGGACCCGGGGCGGTGTCATTCTCCCTGTCGCTGTCCCAGCCCTCCAGGAAGACCCCGGCGGCGGCGCTGTCTCAGAGCCGCAAGAACACGGCCACCATGTCGCCGCTCAACACGCAGCCCGGCAAGAGCCCACCTGTACCTGCCGCCACCGCAGCTGCAGCTACACGGACTCCGGCCAAGAGAGGGCGCCGAccgaagaaggagaaggaggagcagcTGAAGCAGGAAGAGCTGGAGCGCGCCAAAGAGGAAGCGCCACCCACGCCTGgccgagaggaggaagaggaggaggaagaagtggaggaggaggaggaagaagaggaagatgagggagaggcagaacTAAGCGACGGACAGGAAGATGAGAGCCTGGAGGGGAAGAATGGAGAAATGGCCAG GCCTCATCGGACCCACATGCCCCCGCTGCTGTCGTCCCTGTCATGCCTGGTGCTGTACCTGCGTCGGCAGCAGCACTCGGCCTTCCTGTCGCTGTCGCGCTCCCCTGGCTCGGCCGAGGCCTGGCGCCTGCTGTGCCACTCCAGCCTGGCGCTGCTCATCCTCTACAACCGGCACCGCGAGTGCGAGGTGGCCAAGCTCACCATCCAGGAGTACCGCAACCGCttcacgccgccgccgccgcccatgGCCTCCTCGCCCGCCGCCAGCTCGGCCTCGGGCGCGGCCGCCACCACCAACGGCgccgccagcagcagcagcaacggcaccggcggcggaggaggaggcgcgtCCTCGGGGTCCGGCCCGGCGGCGGCCCACCCCCTGGAGGTGGCGCTGTCGCCGTTCGAGCGGCACGTGCTGTGCCACCTGCCGCGGGCGGGCGTGGTGGGCAAGCGGGGGCGCATGCAGCCGCTCATCCTGCCGCCGCACTCCGAGGCCTGCCTGGAGCTGCTGCTCAGCACCTGCGCGCAGGTGGGCGTCGACCCGCAGAGCCCCTACGTCTTCTCGCGCCCGTACCACTCGCCGGCCACGCCGCTGCGCGGCACCGATCTGCTGCGGGGCCTCGCCCGCTCCAGCGGAGCCAAGAACCCGGCCGCCCTGACCGCGCCACGCGCACGCCGACAG GTGGCGATCCTGACCCAGCTGCTGTTGCTGGAGGAGGGCGAGAGGAAGCGGCTGGAGGACTTCCTGCAGCGCGAGTACCATGTGACTCAGAGCTGCGCGCGGATTGGCCAGGACCCGGGGCTGATGGGCCGAGTGGGTCGCGTGGTGCTGTacggggagagagacggagtccTCTTCAGGGGGATGAGTCTCCAACAGATCTGCCTGGAACTCGATG TGATGTCGGGGAATTCTGCTGACTCTTTCTCGGACGACTCGGACGTGGAGGGGGACAAGGCCAAAGAGCGGGTGGAGGTGGGCAAGAAGGGGGCAGCAGGGAGCGCCGCCAAGAAGAAAGGGGGCAAGGCCAACGCCTCGGCTGCGGTCACGCCCGCCGGGCACAAGAGAAGGGGCGCTCAGCCCAAATCAG GCAAGCGCGGCGTGCTAAAGCGGCCGTGGTCGGAAGCGGAGCGCGTTGCCGTGGAGACGCACCTGAAGCGCAACATCATGGAGCTGCGGGTGCCGGCGAAGGCCGACTGCGAGCGCTGCCTGCAgctctgccccctgctggtgacCAACCAGCGCGACTGGCGCGCCATCAAGTTCTACTGCCACAACCGCATCCAGCTGCTCAAGAAGCAGGGCCGCCGCGAGGCCAACGGAGCCGCCATCTGCTAG
- the LOC134059905 gene encoding pneumococcal serine-rich repeat protein isoform X1, whose product MAENVRSPFDYREPPTLDSDGDGSKPPPPRGRVCGRKRKGTPVKVCDRAYVTEDEEESMSEHSYSPGDGQYPEGAEDRLPPPGSPYYLADPSQLCVPELGEEGASGVRGPVLFHPPPNCRIREVHCGSQVRLVVIAIRDIAKGEEITVDYSLTDWGDNTMSFHSSVSPRGFECSFNPENNIKKEEESGPLPLSLTVSDYLTPSWSLSPSSSPLSHSEASDSDREDEEEEEEEDDDEDEEEEEDLEELRGRMMRRRKKRKTSASPATAAAAAPAATASSSSSAATKKKASAGRPPAAHRGPSLSFSRSASSSASPSTATAAFQAPLAPPPTTNINNNININIGHRGSLAGAPRRQHCAYCGRHFRSLARHLEKYHAQQPEVRAAMELAQMRAHNAAAAAAAGPHASSSSSSSAAQSSSSATHSTFASPQPSSSSAATAPTSLFSRENAQGPGAVSFSLSLSQPSRKTPAAALSQSRKNTATMSPLNTQPGKSPPVPAATAAAATRTPAKRGRRPKKEKEEQLKQEELERAKEEAPPTPGREEEEEEEEVEEEEEEEEDEGEAELSDGQEDESLEGKNGEMARPHRTHMPPLLSSLSCLVLYLRRQQHSAFLSLSRSPGSAEAWRLLCHSSLALLILYNRHRECEVAKLTIQEYRNRFTPPPPPMASSPAASSASGAAATTNGAASSSSNGTGGGGGGASSGSGPAAAHPLEVALSPFERHVLCHLPRAGVVGKRGRMQPLILPPHSEACLELLLSTCAQVGVDPQSPYVFSRPYHSPATPLRGTDLLRGLARSSGAKNPAALTAPRARRQVAILTQLLLLEEGERKRLEDFLQREYHVTQSCARIGQDPGLMGRVGRVVLYGERDGVLFRGMSLQQICLELDVMSGNSADSFSDDSDVEGDKAKERVEVGKKGAAGSAAKKKGGKANASAAVTPAGHKRRGAQPKSGKRGVLKRPWSEAERVAVETHLKRNIMELRVPAKADCERCLQLCPLLVTNQRDWRAIKFYCHNRIQLLKKQGRREANGAAIC is encoded by the exons ATGGCGGAGAACGTACGGTCGCCTTTTGACTACCGGGAGCCCCCGACCCTCGACAGCGACGGAGATGGCAGCAAGCCGCCACCGCCCCGGGG GCGGGTATGTggcaggaagaggaagggtaCGCCGGTGAAAGTGTGTGACCGAGCGTACGTCACGGAGGACGAAGAGGAAAGCATGTCGGAACACAGTTACAGCCCAG GTGATGGACAGTATCCAGAAGGGGCAGAAGATCGGTTGCCCCCACCTGGAAGCCCATACTACCTCGCTGACCCCTCACAGTTATG tgtgccGGAactgggagaggagggggctaGTGGGGTGAGGGGGCCAGTGCTcttccaccccccacccaactGCAGGATCAgagaggtgcattgtgggagcCAAGTGCGACTGGTTGTCATAGCAATTCGAGACATAGCCAAAGGCGAGGAGATCACAGTGGACTACAGTTTAACCGACTGGGGAGACAACACAATG AGTTTCCATAGTTCGGTGTCTCCAAGAGGATTTGAATGCAGCTTCAACCCTGAAAACAATATCAAGAAG GAGGAAGAGTCCGGCCCACTACcgctctctctgactgtctcaGACTACCTCACCCCGTCGTGGTCGCTCtcgccctcctcttcccccctgtCTCACTCAGAGGCCAGTGACTCGGACCGcgaggacgaagaggaggaggaagaggaggacgacgacgaagacgaggaagaggaggaagacctGGAGGAGTTGCGCGGCCGCATGATGCGCCGGCGCAAGAAGCGCAAGACCTCCGCTTCCCCAgcgaccgccgccgccgccgcacctGCCGCTAcagcgtcgtcgtcgtcgtctgcGGCGACCAAAAAGAAGGCGTCTGCCGGCCGGCCGCCTGCCGCTCACCGcggcccctccctctccttctctcgctccgcGTCCAGCTCTGCGTCACCCTCCACGGCCACCGCGGCCTTCCAAGCCCCCTTGGCGCCGCCGCCCACCACCAAcattaacaacaacataaacatcaacatcGGGCACCGCGGCAGTCTCGCCGGCGCCCCCCGCAGGCAGCACTGCGCGTACTGCGGCCGCCACTTCCGCTCGCTGGCGCGGCACCTGGAGAAGTACCACGCCCAGCAGCCCGAGGTGCGTGCCGCCATGGAGCTCGCTCAAATGCGCGCCCACAacgcggccgccgccgccgcagccgGTCCGCacgcttcttcctcctcctcctcctccgccgcccagTCCTCTTCCTCCGCCACGCACTCCACCTTCGCCTCCCCGCAGCCCTCGTCCTCCTCAGCCGCCACCGCCCCGACCTCATTGTTCTCCCGGGAGAACGCTCAAGGACCCGGGGCGGTGTCATTCTCCCTGTCGCTGTCCCAGCCCTCCAGGAAGACCCCGGCGGCGGCGCTGTCTCAGAGCCGCAAGAACACGGCCACCATGTCGCCGCTCAACACGCAGCCCGGCAAGAGCCCACCTGTACCTGCCGCCACCGCAGCTGCAGCTACACGGACTCCGGCCAAGAGAGGGCGCCGAccgaagaaggagaaggaggagcagcTGAAGCAGGAAGAGCTGGAGCGCGCCAAAGAGGAAGCGCCACCCACGCCTGgccgagaggaggaagaggaggaggaagaagtggaggaggaggaggaagaagaggaagatgagggagaggcagaacTAAGCGACGGACAGGAAGATGAGAGCCTGGAGGGGAAGAATGGAGAAATGGCCAG GCCTCATCGGACCCACATGCCCCCGCTGCTGTCGTCCCTGTCATGCCTGGTGCTGTACCTGCGTCGGCAGCAGCACTCGGCCTTCCTGTCGCTGTCGCGCTCCCCTGGCTCGGCCGAGGCCTGGCGCCTGCTGTGCCACTCCAGCCTGGCGCTGCTCATCCTCTACAACCGGCACCGCGAGTGCGAGGTGGCCAAGCTCACCATCCAGGAGTACCGCAACCGCttcacgccgccgccgccgcccatgGCCTCCTCGCCCGCCGCCAGCTCGGCCTCGGGCGCGGCCGCCACCACCAACGGCgccgccagcagcagcagcaacggcaccggcggcggaggaggaggcgcgtCCTCGGGGTCCGGCCCGGCGGCGGCCCACCCCCTGGAGGTGGCGCTGTCGCCGTTCGAGCGGCACGTGCTGTGCCACCTGCCGCGGGCGGGCGTGGTGGGCAAGCGGGGGCGCATGCAGCCGCTCATCCTGCCGCCGCACTCCGAGGCCTGCCTGGAGCTGCTGCTCAGCACCTGCGCGCAGGTGGGCGTCGACCCGCAGAGCCCCTACGTCTTCTCGCGCCCGTACCACTCGCCGGCCACGCCGCTGCGCGGCACCGATCTGCTGCGGGGCCTCGCCCGCTCCAGCGGAGCCAAGAACCCGGCCGCCCTGACCGCGCCACGCGCACGCCGACAG GTGGCGATCCTGACCCAGCTGCTGTTGCTGGAGGAGGGCGAGAGGAAGCGGCTGGAGGACTTCCTGCAGCGCGAGTACCATGTGACTCAGAGCTGCGCGCGGATTGGCCAGGACCCGGGGCTGATGGGCCGAGTGGGTCGCGTGGTGCTGTacggggagagagacggagtccTCTTCAGGGGGATGAGTCTCCAACAGATCTGCCTGGAACTCGATG TGATGTCGGGGAATTCTGCTGACTCTTTCTCGGACGACTCGGACGTGGAGGGGGACAAGGCCAAAGAGCGGGTGGAGGTGGGCAAGAAGGGGGCAGCAGGGAGCGCCGCCAAGAAGAAAGGGGGCAAGGCCAACGCCTCGGCTGCGGTCACGCCCGCCGGGCACAAGAGAAGGGGCGCTCAGCCCAAATCAG GCAAGCGCGGCGTGCTAAAGCGGCCGTGGTCGGAAGCGGAGCGCGTTGCCGTGGAGACGCACCTGAAGCGCAACATCATGGAGCTGCGGGTGCCGGCGAAGGCCGACTGCGAGCGCTGCCTGCAgctctgccccctgctggtgacCAACCAGCGCGACTGGCGCGCCATCAAGTTCTACTGCCACAACCGCATCCAGCTGCTCAAGAAGCAGGGCCGCCGCGAGGCCAACGGAGCCGCCATCTGCTAG